From a region of the Parus major isolate Abel chromosome 25LG1, Parus_major1.1, whole genome shotgun sequence genome:
- the UBE2Q1 gene encoding ubiquitin-conjugating enzyme E2 Q1 isoform X2, whose translation MQRAGPEEAARAQAAAGGPGRSGAEVAAAPAGRLLRRELRLLESIFHRGHERFRIGSACPDEISCEFVPGAGARAGASASRGPPPGPVRIHCNITLLQHLKRIISDLCKLYNLPQHPDVEMLDQPLPAEQSTQEEVSSEEEDEEMPEDTEDLDHYEMKEEEPADGRKTEDEGIGKENLAILEKIKKNQRQDYLNGAVSGSVQATDRLMKELRDIYRSPSFKGGYYAVELVNDSLYDWNVKLLKVDEDSALHNDLQILKEKEGTDFILLNFSFKDNFPFDPPFVRVVSPVLSGGYVLGGGAICMELLTKQGWSSAYSIESVIMQISATLVKGKARVQFGANKNQYSLTRAQQSYKSLVQIHEKNGWYTPPKEDG comes from the exons ATGCAGCGGGCGGGGCCGGAGGAGGCGGCGAGGGCGCAGGCGGCGGCGGGGGGAcccgggcggagcggggccgagGTGGCGGCGGCCCCCGCCGGGCGGCTCCTGAGGCGGGAGCTGCGGCTGCTGGAGTCCATCTTTCACCGCGGCCACGAGAGGTTCCGCATCGGCAGCGCCTGTCCGGACGAGATCAGCTGCGAGTTCGTCCCAGGGGCCGGGGCCCGCGCCGGCGCCTCCGCCTCCCGGGGGCCGCCGCCGGGACCCGTCCGTATTCACTGCAACATCACG CTTTTGCAGCACCTGAAGCGAATAATCTCTGACCTGTGCAAACTCTACAACCTTCCCCAACATCCAGATGTTGAAATGCTGGACCAGCCTCTGCCAGCAGAACAG AGCACCCAGGAAGAGGTGTCCtctgaagaggaagatgaagagaTGCCAGAG gACACTGAGGACTTGGACCACTATGAGATGAAAGAGGAAGAGCCGGCAGATGGGAGAAAGACAGAGGATGAAGGCATTGGGAAAGAAAACCTGGccattttagagaaaataaaaaagaaccaGAGGCAAGATTACTTAAAT GGTGCAGTGTCTGGGTCTGTTCAGGCCACTGACCGGCTAATGAAGGAGCTCAGGGATATTTACCGATCACCAAGTTTCAAGGGCG GATACTATGCAGTTGAACTAGTGAATGACAGCCTGTACGATTGGAACGTCAAACTCCTGAA GGTTGATGAGGACAGCGCTTTGCACAACGATCTCCAAATCctcaaagagaaagaaggaacagaTTTCATCCTCCTCAACTTCTCTTTTAAA GATAACTTTCCTTTTGATCCACCATTTGTAAGGGTTGTATCCCCGGTGCTGTCAGGGGG GTATGTTTTGGGTGGCGGTGCCATCTGCATGGAGCTGCTTACGAAACAG GGCTGGAGTAGTGCCTACTCCATCGAGTCAGTGATCATGCAGATCAGTGCAACGCTGGTGAAAGGGAAAGCACGAGTACAATTTGGAGCCAACAAG AACCAGTACAGCCTGACAAGAGCACAGCAGTCCTACAAGTCCCTGGTTCAGATCCATGAGAAGAATG GCTGGTATACACCACCCAAGGAGGATGGCTAG
- the IL6R gene encoding interleukin-6 receptor subunit alpha isoform X2, with protein sequence MARPPGPLLLLFFLLCLLLYLAAAGRPCVPAGLSQDTILGRLGANITLTCQDEVPANATVLWQVEEQGPAGGWGRQLAEGNMLLLRQLRYKDSGHYSCSVGSHLLRSLRLLVAEPPETPQVSCYRRSHDRDVLCEWPQRKKPSPGTRAMLWVKRRFVAENATEQQCHYFSKARKFVCKVMVPPGTDETKHLVVSTCVSNSAGGSAGRDKIITLSSVLKPDPPVNVTVEALEKAPQRLQVNWSYPSSWDPRFYWLHFQVRYRPEPSPTFMEVDQVTTTWLDIRDAWRGMRHVVQVRAKDEFGHGTWSEWSQEAVGTPWTEPLDLTSETEPFSSQVPMEDGTYGVTLPPMLFGEDDTNGAGGSVMESSIHPVASPYAFLVTGGSLLLGIALFVGIVVRYRQMWWTSGQEMTKAEGEGQHMLVPLGLPPPTLSDTPLLSQSAPSAPGMLHMTHEDYSSSGQ encoded by the exons ATGGCGCGGCCGCCGGGGCcgcttctccttctcttcttccttctctgcctcctcctctaCCTCGCCGCCGCCGGGCGGCCCTGCGTCCCCGCCG GACTGTCGCAGGACACGATACTGGGCCGCCTGGGAGCCAATATCACGTTGACCTGCCAGGATGAGGTGCCTGCAAATGCCACGGTGTTGTGGCAGGTGGAGGAGCAGGGTCCAGCAGGGGGCTGGGGACGGCAGCTGGCAGAGGGTAACATGCTGCTCCTGCGGCAGCTGCGCTACAAGGATTCTGGGCACTACAGCTGCTCTGTAGGGAGCCACCTGCTGCGCTCCCTGCGGCTGCTGGTGGCAG AGCCCCCTGAAACTCCCCAGGTCTCCTGCTACCGGCGGAGCCACGACAGGGATGTCCTGTGTGAGTGGCCACAGCGGAAGAAACCATCACCAGGGACACGGGCAATGCTCTGGGTGAAGCGGAG GTTTGTGGCTGAGAatgccacagagcagcagtgccactACTTCTCCAAGGCACGGAAGTTCGTTTGCAAGGTGATGGTGCCACCAGGCACTGATGAGACCAAACACCTTGTGGTGTCCACGTGCGTCAGCAACAGTGCTGGTGGCTCAGCTGGCAGAGACAAGATCATCACCCTCAGCAGTGTCC tgaAGCCAGACCCCCCAGTCAATGTGACGGTGGAGGCACTGGAGAAGGCGCCGCAGCGGCTGCAGGTGAACTGGTCCTACCCCTCATCCTGGGACCCCCGTTTCTACTGGCTCCACTTCCAGGTCCGCTACCGCCCTGAGCCCTCCCCAACCTTCATGGAG GTGGATCAGGTGACAACAACTTGGCTTGACATTCGTGACGCATGGCGTGGGATGAGGCATGTGGTGCAGGTGAGGGCAAAGGATGAGTTCGGCCATGGCACATGGAGCGAGTGGAGCCAGGAGGCTGTGGGTACCCCCTGGACAG AGCCTTTGGACCTCACCTCTGAAACGGAGCCTTTCAGCTCACAG GTCCCCATGGAGGATGGCACCTATGGGGTGACACTGCCCCCCATGCTCTTCGGGGAGGATGATACTAATGGTGCTGGTG GGTCTGTCATGGAATCCAGCATCCATCCTGTGGCATCCCCCTATGCCTTCCTGGTCACTGGGGGGAGTCTGCTCCTTGGCATTGCCCTGTTTGTTGGCATCGTGGTGAG GTACAGGCAGATGTGGTGGACAAGTGGGCAGGAGATGACCAAAGCAGAGGGCGAGGGGCAGCACATGCTGGTCCCTCTAGGCCTCCCTCCGCCCACACTCAGTGATACCCCTCTGCTCTCACAGTCTGCCCCCTCAGCCCCTGGAATGCTTCACATGACTCATGAAGATTATTCTTCCTCAGGGCAGTAG
- the UBE2Q1 gene encoding ubiquitin-conjugating enzyme E2 Q1 isoform X4: protein MLFGAPSLLQLLIPSHGAPPTAPCTRLPSFSRLPPVLFWRVSQESYPAVPPIWSVESDDPNLAAILERLVEVRKGNTLLLQHLKRIISDLCKLYNLPQHPDVEMLDQPLPAEQSTQEEVSSEEEDEEMPEDTEDLDHYEMKEEEPADGRKTEDEGIGKENLAILEKIKKNQRQDYLNGAVSGSVQATDRLMKELRDIYRSPSFKGGYYAVELVNDSLYDWNVKLLKVDEDSALHNDLQILKEKEGTDFILLNFSFKDNFPFDPPFVRVVSPVLSGGYVLGGGAICMELLTKQGWSSAYSIESVIMQISATLVKGKARVQFGANKNQYSLTRAQQSYKSLVQIHEKNGWYTPPKEDG, encoded by the exons ATGCTGTTTGGAGCCCCCAgtcttctccagctgctcatCCCCAGTCATGGAGCCCCTCCGACTGCCCCATGTACGAGACTGCCCTCGTTTTCCCGGCTTCCTCCGGTTTTGTTTTGGAGGGTTTCCCAG GAGTCTTATCCAGCTGTTCCCCCAATATGGTCTGTGGAGTCAGACGATCCCAACCTGGCAGCTATCCTGGAGAGGCTGGTGGAAGTCAGGAAAGGAAATACGTTG CTTTTGCAGCACCTGAAGCGAATAATCTCTGACCTGTGCAAACTCTACAACCTTCCCCAACATCCAGATGTTGAAATGCTGGACCAGCCTCTGCCAGCAGAACAG AGCACCCAGGAAGAGGTGTCCtctgaagaggaagatgaagagaTGCCAGAG gACACTGAGGACTTGGACCACTATGAGATGAAAGAGGAAGAGCCGGCAGATGGGAGAAAGACAGAGGATGAAGGCATTGGGAAAGAAAACCTGGccattttagagaaaataaaaaagaaccaGAGGCAAGATTACTTAAAT GGTGCAGTGTCTGGGTCTGTTCAGGCCACTGACCGGCTAATGAAGGAGCTCAGGGATATTTACCGATCACCAAGTTTCAAGGGCG GATACTATGCAGTTGAACTAGTGAATGACAGCCTGTACGATTGGAACGTCAAACTCCTGAA GGTTGATGAGGACAGCGCTTTGCACAACGATCTCCAAATCctcaaagagaaagaaggaacagaTTTCATCCTCCTCAACTTCTCTTTTAAA GATAACTTTCCTTTTGATCCACCATTTGTAAGGGTTGTATCCCCGGTGCTGTCAGGGGG GTATGTTTTGGGTGGCGGTGCCATCTGCATGGAGCTGCTTACGAAACAG GGCTGGAGTAGTGCCTACTCCATCGAGTCAGTGATCATGCAGATCAGTGCAACGCTGGTGAAAGGGAAAGCACGAGTACAATTTGGAGCCAACAAG AACCAGTACAGCCTGACAAGAGCACAGCAGTCCTACAAGTCCCTGGTTCAGATCCATGAGAAGAATG GCTGGTATACACCACCCAAGGAGGATGGCTAG
- the UBE2Q1 gene encoding ubiquitin-conjugating enzyme E2 Q1 isoform X5 encodes MEPLRLPHESYPAVPPIWSVESDDPNLAAILERLVEVRKGNTLLLQHLKRIISDLCKLYNLPQHPDVEMLDQPLPAEQSTQEEVSSEEEDEEMPEDTEDLDHYEMKEEEPADGRKTEDEGIGKENLAILEKIKKNQRQDYLNGAVSGSVQATDRLMKELRDIYRSPSFKGGYYAVELVNDSLYDWNVKLLKVDEDSALHNDLQILKEKEGTDFILLNFSFKDNFPFDPPFVRVVSPVLSGGYVLGGGAICMELLTKQGWSSAYSIESVIMQISATLVKGKARVQFGANKNQYSLTRAQQSYKSLVQIHEKNGWYTPPKEDG; translated from the exons ATGGAGCCCCTCCGACTGCCCCAT GAGTCTTATCCAGCTGTTCCCCCAATATGGTCTGTGGAGTCAGACGATCCCAACCTGGCAGCTATCCTGGAGAGGCTGGTGGAAGTCAGGAAAGGAAATACGTTG CTTTTGCAGCACCTGAAGCGAATAATCTCTGACCTGTGCAAACTCTACAACCTTCCCCAACATCCAGATGTTGAAATGCTGGACCAGCCTCTGCCAGCAGAACAG AGCACCCAGGAAGAGGTGTCCtctgaagaggaagatgaagagaTGCCAGAG gACACTGAGGACTTGGACCACTATGAGATGAAAGAGGAAGAGCCGGCAGATGGGAGAAAGACAGAGGATGAAGGCATTGGGAAAGAAAACCTGGccattttagagaaaataaaaaagaaccaGAGGCAAGATTACTTAAAT GGTGCAGTGTCTGGGTCTGTTCAGGCCACTGACCGGCTAATGAAGGAGCTCAGGGATATTTACCGATCACCAAGTTTCAAGGGCG GATACTATGCAGTTGAACTAGTGAATGACAGCCTGTACGATTGGAACGTCAAACTCCTGAA GGTTGATGAGGACAGCGCTTTGCACAACGATCTCCAAATCctcaaagagaaagaaggaacagaTTTCATCCTCCTCAACTTCTCTTTTAAA GATAACTTTCCTTTTGATCCACCATTTGTAAGGGTTGTATCCCCGGTGCTGTCAGGGGG GTATGTTTTGGGTGGCGGTGCCATCTGCATGGAGCTGCTTACGAAACAG GGCTGGAGTAGTGCCTACTCCATCGAGTCAGTGATCATGCAGATCAGTGCAACGCTGGTGAAAGGGAAAGCACGAGTACAATTTGGAGCCAACAAG AACCAGTACAGCCTGACAAGAGCACAGCAGTCCTACAAGTCCCTGGTTCAGATCCATGAGAAGAATG GCTGGTATACACCACCCAAGGAGGATGGCTAG
- the IL6R gene encoding interleukin-6 receptor subunit alpha isoform X1, whose product MARPPGPLLLLFFLLCLLLYLAAAGRPCVPAGLSQDTILGRLGANITLTCQDEVPANATVLWQVEEQGPAGGWGRQLAEGNMLLLRQLRYKDSGHYSCSVGSHLLRSLRLLVAEPPETPQVSCYRRSHDRDVLCEWPQRKKPSPGTRAMLWVKRRFVAENATEQQCHYFSKARKFVCKVMVPPGTDETKHLVVSTCVSNSAGGSAGRDKIITLSSVPVKPDPPVNVTVEALEKAPQRLQVNWSYPSSWDPRFYWLHFQVRYRPEPSPTFMEVDQVTTTWLDIRDAWRGMRHVVQVRAKDEFGHGTWSEWSQEAVGTPWTEPLDLTSETEPFSSQVPMEDGTYGVTLPPMLFGEDDTNGAGGSVMESSIHPVASPYAFLVTGGSLLLGIALFVGIVVRYRQMWWTSGQEMTKAEGEGQHMLVPLGLPPPTLSDTPLLSQSAPSAPGMLHMTHEDYSSSGQ is encoded by the exons ATGGCGCGGCCGCCGGGGCcgcttctccttctcttcttccttctctgcctcctcctctaCCTCGCCGCCGCCGGGCGGCCCTGCGTCCCCGCCG GACTGTCGCAGGACACGATACTGGGCCGCCTGGGAGCCAATATCACGTTGACCTGCCAGGATGAGGTGCCTGCAAATGCCACGGTGTTGTGGCAGGTGGAGGAGCAGGGTCCAGCAGGGGGCTGGGGACGGCAGCTGGCAGAGGGTAACATGCTGCTCCTGCGGCAGCTGCGCTACAAGGATTCTGGGCACTACAGCTGCTCTGTAGGGAGCCACCTGCTGCGCTCCCTGCGGCTGCTGGTGGCAG AGCCCCCTGAAACTCCCCAGGTCTCCTGCTACCGGCGGAGCCACGACAGGGATGTCCTGTGTGAGTGGCCACAGCGGAAGAAACCATCACCAGGGACACGGGCAATGCTCTGGGTGAAGCGGAG GTTTGTGGCTGAGAatgccacagagcagcagtgccactACTTCTCCAAGGCACGGAAGTTCGTTTGCAAGGTGATGGTGCCACCAGGCACTGATGAGACCAAACACCTTGTGGTGTCCACGTGCGTCAGCAACAGTGCTGGTGGCTCAGCTGGCAGAGACAAGATCATCACCCTCAGCAGTGTCC cagtgaAGCCAGACCCCCCAGTCAATGTGACGGTGGAGGCACTGGAGAAGGCGCCGCAGCGGCTGCAGGTGAACTGGTCCTACCCCTCATCCTGGGACCCCCGTTTCTACTGGCTCCACTTCCAGGTCCGCTACCGCCCTGAGCCCTCCCCAACCTTCATGGAG GTGGATCAGGTGACAACAACTTGGCTTGACATTCGTGACGCATGGCGTGGGATGAGGCATGTGGTGCAGGTGAGGGCAAAGGATGAGTTCGGCCATGGCACATGGAGCGAGTGGAGCCAGGAGGCTGTGGGTACCCCCTGGACAG AGCCTTTGGACCTCACCTCTGAAACGGAGCCTTTCAGCTCACAG GTCCCCATGGAGGATGGCACCTATGGGGTGACACTGCCCCCCATGCTCTTCGGGGAGGATGATACTAATGGTGCTGGTG GGTCTGTCATGGAATCCAGCATCCATCCTGTGGCATCCCCCTATGCCTTCCTGGTCACTGGGGGGAGTCTGCTCCTTGGCATTGCCCTGTTTGTTGGCATCGTGGTGAG GTACAGGCAGATGTGGTGGACAAGTGGGCAGGAGATGACCAAAGCAGAGGGCGAGGGGCAGCACATGCTGGTCCCTCTAGGCCTCCCTCCGCCCACACTCAGTGATACCCCTCTGCTCTCACAGTCTGCCCCCTCAGCCCCTGGAATGCTTCACATGACTCATGAAGATTATTCTTCCTCAGGGCAGTAG
- the UBE2Q1 gene encoding ubiquitin-conjugating enzyme E2 Q1 isoform X1, with protein MQRAGPEEAARAQAAAGGPGRSGAEVAAAPAGRLLRRELRLLESIFHRGHERFRIGSACPDEISCEFVPGAGARAGASASRGPPPGPVRIHCNITESYPAVPPIWSVESDDPNLAAILERLVEVRKGNTLLLQHLKRIISDLCKLYNLPQHPDVEMLDQPLPAEQSTQEEVSSEEEDEEMPEDTEDLDHYEMKEEEPADGRKTEDEGIGKENLAILEKIKKNQRQDYLNGAVSGSVQATDRLMKELRDIYRSPSFKGGYYAVELVNDSLYDWNVKLLKVDEDSALHNDLQILKEKEGTDFILLNFSFKDNFPFDPPFVRVVSPVLSGGYVLGGGAICMELLTKQGWSSAYSIESVIMQISATLVKGKARVQFGANKNQYSLTRAQQSYKSLVQIHEKNGWYTPPKEDG; from the exons ATGCAGCGGGCGGGGCCGGAGGAGGCGGCGAGGGCGCAGGCGGCGGCGGGGGGAcccgggcggagcggggccgagGTGGCGGCGGCCCCCGCCGGGCGGCTCCTGAGGCGGGAGCTGCGGCTGCTGGAGTCCATCTTTCACCGCGGCCACGAGAGGTTCCGCATCGGCAGCGCCTGTCCGGACGAGATCAGCTGCGAGTTCGTCCCAGGGGCCGGGGCCCGCGCCGGCGCCTCCGCCTCCCGGGGGCCGCCGCCGGGACCCGTCCGTATTCACTGCAACATCACG GAGTCTTATCCAGCTGTTCCCCCAATATGGTCTGTGGAGTCAGACGATCCCAACCTGGCAGCTATCCTGGAGAGGCTGGTGGAAGTCAGGAAAGGAAATACGTTG CTTTTGCAGCACCTGAAGCGAATAATCTCTGACCTGTGCAAACTCTACAACCTTCCCCAACATCCAGATGTTGAAATGCTGGACCAGCCTCTGCCAGCAGAACAG AGCACCCAGGAAGAGGTGTCCtctgaagaggaagatgaagagaTGCCAGAG gACACTGAGGACTTGGACCACTATGAGATGAAAGAGGAAGAGCCGGCAGATGGGAGAAAGACAGAGGATGAAGGCATTGGGAAAGAAAACCTGGccattttagagaaaataaaaaagaaccaGAGGCAAGATTACTTAAAT GGTGCAGTGTCTGGGTCTGTTCAGGCCACTGACCGGCTAATGAAGGAGCTCAGGGATATTTACCGATCACCAAGTTTCAAGGGCG GATACTATGCAGTTGAACTAGTGAATGACAGCCTGTACGATTGGAACGTCAAACTCCTGAA GGTTGATGAGGACAGCGCTTTGCACAACGATCTCCAAATCctcaaagagaaagaaggaacagaTTTCATCCTCCTCAACTTCTCTTTTAAA GATAACTTTCCTTTTGATCCACCATTTGTAAGGGTTGTATCCCCGGTGCTGTCAGGGGG GTATGTTTTGGGTGGCGGTGCCATCTGCATGGAGCTGCTTACGAAACAG GGCTGGAGTAGTGCCTACTCCATCGAGTCAGTGATCATGCAGATCAGTGCAACGCTGGTGAAAGGGAAAGCACGAGTACAATTTGGAGCCAACAAG AACCAGTACAGCCTGACAAGAGCACAGCAGTCCTACAAGTCCCTGGTTCAGATCCATGAGAAGAATG GCTGGTATACACCACCCAAGGAGGATGGCTAG
- the SHE gene encoding SH2 domain-containing adapter protein E, producing MAAKWFKEFPSNLKTVSERARPGSGSLGKSRKNSTAELGGYRAAGGGKEGGSRLSRDNLQGLLQAATGKMRKNSRVEGGTPEGPSKTYINRLIKVEASEKNGKGHPGPLPAGLPAPEQDKGKPPKTETVIILEDYADPYDAKRTKGQRDAERLGENDGYMEPYDAQQMITEIRRRGSKDPLVKAILLLDGPGEPGEGGAKLDLAKRLGAKEVAGKGPQLYDTPYEPGEGVGGGTPERRVRAGDGRLPENDERPAGEYEQPWEWKKEQIVKALSVQFEGSERPKEETPRQHLRQKSWTPKMLKPAGTEHSEGERVDPALALEKQPWYHGAITRAEAESRLQTCREAGYLVRTSETGSGKYSIALKTSQGCVHIIVAQTKDNKYTLSQASGVFASIPEVVHYYSTEKLPFKGAEHMALLHPVHCKLH from the exons ATGGCGGCCAAGTGGTTCAAGGAGTTCCCATCCAACCTGAAGACGGTTTCAGAGAGGGCTCGGCCGGGAAGCGGTAGCCTTGGGAAGAGCCGCAAGAATTCAACTGCCGAGCTGGGGGGCTACCGGGCGGCTGGGGGTGGCAAGGAAGGGGGAAGCCGGCTGTCACGGGACAACTTGCAGGGTCTACTCCAGGCCGCCACTGGGAAGATGCGGAAGAATTCCCGGGTGGAGGGAGGCACACCGGAGGGACCCTCCAAAACCTACATCAACCGCCTTATCAAGGTGGAGGCTTCCGAGAAGAATGGGAAGGGGCACCCTGGACCCCTGCCTGCCGGCCTGCCTGCCCCCGAGCAGGACAAGGGGAAGCCTCCCAAGACAGAGACG GTCATCATCCTGGAGGATTACGCAGACCCTTATGATGCCAAACGGACCAAAGGGCAGCGGGATGCCGAGCGCCTAGGGGAGAATGACGGGTACATGGAGCCCTATGATGCCCAGCAGATGATCACAG AAATCCGTCGGCGTGGCTCCAAGGACCCCCTGGTCAAagccatcctgctgctggacGGTCCTGGAGAGCCTGGGGAGGGGGGTGCCAAATTGGATCTTGCCAAGCGGCTGGGGGCCAAGGAGGTGGCAGGGAAGGGGCCACAGCTCTATGACACCCCTTATGagcctggggagggggtgggCGGGGGGACCCCAGAGCGCAGGGTGAGGGCTGGTGATGGGCGCCTGCCTGAGAACGACGAGCGCCCGGCGGGGGAATATGAGCAACCCTGGGAGTGGAAGAAGGAGCAGATTGTCAAAGCATTGTCAG TCCAGTTTGAAGGCTCGGAGCGTCCTAAGGAGGAGACACCGCGACAGCATCTACGGCAGAAGAGCTGGACCCCCAAGATGCTGAAGCCGGCAGGCACCGAGCACAGTGAGGGGGAGCGGGTGgaccctgccctggcactggaGAAACAGCC CTGGTACCACGGGGCCATCACGCGGGCCGAGGCAGAGAGCCGGCTGCAGACGTGCCGGGAGGCCGGCTACCTGGTTCGCACCAGCGAGACCGGCAGCGGCAAGTACTCCATCGCGCTCAA GACCAGCCAGGGCTGCGTCCACATCATCGTGGCCCAGACCAAGGACAACAAGTACACGCTCAGCCAGGCCAGCGGTGTCTTCGCCAGCATCCCTGAAGTTGTGCACTACTACTCCACTGAGAAGCTGCCCTTCAAGGGGGCTGAGCACATGGCCCTGCTGCACCCCGTCCACTGCAAGCTGCATTAG
- the UBE2Q1 gene encoding ubiquitin-conjugating enzyme E2 Q1 isoform X3, giving the protein MQRAGPEEAARAQAAAGGPGRSGAEVAAAPAGRLLRRELRLLESIFHRGHERFRIGSACPDEISCEFVPGAGARAGASASRGPPPGPVRIHCNITESYPAVPPIWSVESDDPNLAAILERLVEVRKGNTLLLQHLKRIISDLCKLYNLPQHPDVEMLDQPLPAEQSTQEEVSSEEEDEEMPEGAVSGSVQATDRLMKELRDIYRSPSFKGGYYAVELVNDSLYDWNVKLLKVDEDSALHNDLQILKEKEGTDFILLNFSFKDNFPFDPPFVRVVSPVLSGGYVLGGGAICMELLTKQGWSSAYSIESVIMQISATLVKGKARVQFGANKNQYSLTRAQQSYKSLVQIHEKNGWYTPPKEDG; this is encoded by the exons ATGCAGCGGGCGGGGCCGGAGGAGGCGGCGAGGGCGCAGGCGGCGGCGGGGGGAcccgggcggagcggggccgagGTGGCGGCGGCCCCCGCCGGGCGGCTCCTGAGGCGGGAGCTGCGGCTGCTGGAGTCCATCTTTCACCGCGGCCACGAGAGGTTCCGCATCGGCAGCGCCTGTCCGGACGAGATCAGCTGCGAGTTCGTCCCAGGGGCCGGGGCCCGCGCCGGCGCCTCCGCCTCCCGGGGGCCGCCGCCGGGACCCGTCCGTATTCACTGCAACATCACG GAGTCTTATCCAGCTGTTCCCCCAATATGGTCTGTGGAGTCAGACGATCCCAACCTGGCAGCTATCCTGGAGAGGCTGGTGGAAGTCAGGAAAGGAAATACGTTG CTTTTGCAGCACCTGAAGCGAATAATCTCTGACCTGTGCAAACTCTACAACCTTCCCCAACATCCAGATGTTGAAATGCTGGACCAGCCTCTGCCAGCAGAACAG AGCACCCAGGAAGAGGTGTCCtctgaagaggaagatgaagagaTGCCAGAG GGTGCAGTGTCTGGGTCTGTTCAGGCCACTGACCGGCTAATGAAGGAGCTCAGGGATATTTACCGATCACCAAGTTTCAAGGGCG GATACTATGCAGTTGAACTAGTGAATGACAGCCTGTACGATTGGAACGTCAAACTCCTGAA GGTTGATGAGGACAGCGCTTTGCACAACGATCTCCAAATCctcaaagagaaagaaggaacagaTTTCATCCTCCTCAACTTCTCTTTTAAA GATAACTTTCCTTTTGATCCACCATTTGTAAGGGTTGTATCCCCGGTGCTGTCAGGGGG GTATGTTTTGGGTGGCGGTGCCATCTGCATGGAGCTGCTTACGAAACAG GGCTGGAGTAGTGCCTACTCCATCGAGTCAGTGATCATGCAGATCAGTGCAACGCTGGTGAAAGGGAAAGCACGAGTACAATTTGGAGCCAACAAG AACCAGTACAGCCTGACAAGAGCACAGCAGTCCTACAAGTCCCTGGTTCAGATCCATGAGAAGAATG GCTGGTATACACCACCCAAGGAGGATGGCTAG